A portion of the Pangasianodon hypophthalmus isolate fPanHyp1 chromosome 20, fPanHyp1.pri, whole genome shotgun sequence genome contains these proteins:
- the zgc:113307 gene encoding lumican, which translates to MDIRPLLIILSVCGQMQAITVDTDYGGLPLQIDRFLGEPTVFTLRNRVDSSWSWMVNNQDCSVKCDCAIQWPTALFCDHKGLEQFPESLPSRTQYLFLQGNMITGFNSKALANTTNLRWLILDQNQLLSERLDGRSLFNLTQLVNLFMNHNNLTEVPAGLPGGLKQLRLAYNQIEKIGPGAFENLQNLTLLLLQGNRLKTIGETDFKGLSILNLLDLSQNVLDTFPKHLPPSVQQLYLSHNAITGMAEDSLQGFNRLCYLRLRNNQLKNDGLTPGVFNVTSLVELDLSFNQLTEIPFVPTTLQYLYLEVNHIREFNVSSLCRTVGLTSYSHIKILRLDGNKIKYHQLPPDWVYCLRILQNIYI; encoded by the exons ATGGACATCAGGCCGCTTCTCAtaatactgtctgtgtgtgggcAAATGCAGGCCATAACTGTAGACACTGATTATGGTGGCTTGCCTCTGCAGATCGACCGATTTCTAGGGGAGCCCACAGTTTTCACCCTCAGGAATCGAGTAGACTCCAGCTGGTCATGGATGGTGAACAACCAGGACTGTTCTGTGAAGTGTGACTGTGCAATTCAGTGGCCCACGGCTTTGTTTTGTGACCACAAAGGCCTGGAGCAGTTTCCTGAAAGTCTTCCCTCAAGAACACAATACCTTTTCCTTCAGGGTAACATGATCACTGGCTTTAACTCTAAAGCCCTTGCCAATACCACCAATTTACGCTGGCTCATTTTGGACCAAAACCAGCTTCTCAGTGAGAGACTTGATGGTAGGTCGCTGTTCAATCTGACTCAATTAGTGAACCTCTTCATGAACCATAACAACTTGACTGAGGTGCCAGCAGGGCTGCCTGGTGGGCTCAAGCAGCTAAGACTGGCTTATAATCAAATTGAGAAAATTGGCCCTGGAGCTTTTGAGAACTTACAGAACCTAACATTGCTTCTGCTTCAAGGCAATCGTCTGAAAACTATTGGAGAAACTGACTTCAAAG GCCTTTCAATCCTAAACCTTTTGGACCTCAGTCAGAATGTCCTGGACACTTTCCCGAAGCATCTGCCTCCATCTGTTCAGCAGCTATACCTCTCACACAATGCTATTACGGGCATGGCTGAGGACAGCCTCCAAGGCTTTAACAGACTCTGTTATTTGCGTCTACGCAACAACCAGCTGAAAAACGATGGCCTGACCCCTGGTGTCTTCAACGTGACTTCTCTAGTGGAACTGGATCTCTCCTTCAACCAGCTAACTGAAATCCCATTTGTTCCCACCACCCTGCAGTACCTTTACCTAGAGGTTAACCATATCAGAG AATTTAACGTCAGCAGTCTCTGCAGGACAGTGGGTCTAACATCTTATTCACATATAAAGATATTGCGGCTGGATGGCAATAAGATAAAGTATCATCAGCTACCTCCTGACTGGGTATACTGTCTCCGAATCCttcaaaatatttatatctga